GGGTGCTGGTGTCGGGGGCGATTTCGGTGCTGGCCTACGAGCTGCCGTACAAGCTGGGCCTGCTGCTGGCGGTGCTGGTGGGGATGGTCACCGCGATGGTGATCGAAGAAACGATTGCAAAGAAGAAGGTGTCGCGTGGCTGATTGGGAAATCTGGGTCGTGATCGGCGTGCTGTGCGTGGCCACCGCCGCCACCCGCAGCGCGTTCTGGATGATCGGCCACCGCGTGACGATCCCGCCGCGGGTCCAGGAAATGCTGCGCTACGCCCCGGCCTGCGCGCTGGCGGCCATCATCGGGCCCGACTTTTTGATCGATACGCAGGGTGAAGTGCAGTTCACGCTGGCGAACCCGAAGCTGCTGGCCGGCGTTGCCGCCTTCGCCTTCTATCTGTGGCGCCGGAACATGCTGCTGACGATTTTATTCGGCATGCTTGTATTTACGGCGCTGCGTGTACTGCATGTTTTTGGCGCCGCAGGCTAATGTACAATGACGTTTTTTCACTATTGCCACGCCGACCAAATGGACGCACTCCGTTTCACCCGCCTGCAAGACCTGATCGACCAACAAGCGCTGCAAGGCAAGCGCGTCTTTATCCGCGCTGACCTGAACGTCCCGCAAGATGACGCTGGCAATATTACCGAAGACACGCGCATCCGCGCCTCGGTGCCGGCGATCCAGGCCGCGGTCAAGGCTGGCGCGGCGGTGATGGTGACGTCCCACCTGGGCCGTCCGACCGAGGGCGAGTTCAAGCCTCAAGATAGCCTGGCGCCGGTCGCCAAGCGCCTGTCCGAGCTGCTGGGTCAGTCCGTCGAGTTGAAACAGGATTGGGT
This portion of the Telluria beijingensis genome encodes:
- a CDS encoding AzlD domain-containing protein: MADWEIWVVIGVLCVATAATRSAFWMIGHRVTIPPRVQEMLRYAPACALAAIIGPDFLIDTQGEVQFTLANPKLLAGVAAFAFYLWRRNMLLTILFGMLVFTALRVLHVFGAAG